From Flavobacterium arcticum, the proteins below share one genomic window:
- a CDS encoding chloramphenicol acetyltransferase, protein MKNKLDLENWSRREHFEFFRKFEEPFFGIVADVDVTKAYATAKSAKTSFFLYYLHKVAAAVNGVEAFRYRIAGDEVVVYDKIDVSATLTRDDNTFGFSLMEFHKSFNEFEASAKKEIERVRTTPGLFTRAFEVDNIIHFSAVPWVNFTSLSHARSFTLADSCPKISVGKMVENNGYKIMPVSVHVHHGLMDGYHVGLFFDLLQEKLNENL, encoded by the coding sequence ATGAAAAATAAACTTGATCTTGAAAACTGGTCGCGCCGTGAACACTTTGAATTTTTTAGGAAATTTGAAGAACCTTTCTTTGGTATTGTTGCTGATGTAGATGTGACTAAAGCTTATGCTACTGCAAAAAGCGCTAAAACTTCTTTTTTTCTGTATTACCTGCATAAAGTTGCTGCTGCTGTTAATGGGGTAGAAGCGTTTAGATATCGTATTGCAGGTGATGAGGTCGTTGTGTATGACAAGATTGATGTTTCGGCAACACTAACGCGAGATGATAATACCTTTGGCTTTTCACTAATGGAATTTCATAAAAGCTTTAATGAATTTGAAGCAAGTGCGAAAAAAGAGATTGAGCGAGTGCGTACTACTCCAGGGTTGTTTACGAGAGCATTTGAGGTAGACAATATCATTCATTTTTCGGCAGTACCTTGGGTTAACTTTACTTCGTTGTCGCACGCACGTAGTTTTACACTAGCTGATAGTTGTCCGAAGATATCTGTAGGTAAAATGGTTGAAAATAATGGGTATAAAATAATGCCAGTATCTGTACACGTGCATCATGGATTGATGGACGGTTATCATGTAGGGTTATTCTTTGACTTGTTGCAAGAGAAACTTAATGAGAATTTATAA